The DNA region CTTGGCAAACTTCACACTATCCAATGAAATGTCGCAAGGATCGGTTCCATAAAACCAGCCTCTCCAAAACCAATCTAAATCCTCGCCGCTGGCGTCTTCCATGGTGCGGAACAAATCTGCCGGCTCCGGGTGTTTAAAGGCCCATCTGCGGGCATATTCTTTAAAAGCATAATCAAACAGCTCACGACCCATAATCGTTTCGCGAAGAATGTTCAATCCTGTGGCCGGTTTCGAATACGCATTCGGACCAAAACGGGCAATATTTTCAGAGTTGGTCATAATCGGTTCCAGCTCATCTTTTGGCAATTTCATGTAATCAACAATCGTATAAGCAGGCCCCTTCTTGCTCGGGAATTTGTTGTCCCAAAGCTCCTCGGTTAAATACTCAACAAAAGAGTTCAAGCCTTCATCCATCCAGGTCCACTGGCGCTCGTCGCTATTTACAATCATCGGGAAAAAGTTGTGCCCAACCTCGTGAATAATTACGCCCAGCATGCCGTTTTTAGTGCTTTCGCTGTAGGTACCATCAGCATCCGTACGGCCATAGTTGAAACAAATCATCGGATATTCCATTCCATTCGCAGCCTCAATACTTTGCGCAACAGGGTACGGGTAAGGAATGGTAAAATCTGAATAGGTTTTAATGGTATGCGCCACGGCACGTGTTGAGAACTTGCTGTACAGGTTATAAGCCTCTTTTCCGTAGAAACTCATGCACATTACTGTATTGTTATTTGCCTGTATTTTTTGCGGCATAGCATCCCAGATAAACTTACGCGAAGATGTCCAGGCAAAATCGCGAACATTGTTTGCGTTGAATACCCATGTTTTTTTGGCGGTAGATTTTTTAGATTCTGCGGCTTTGGCTTCGGCAAGGGTCTGAATTTCGACAGGTGCCGATGCCGTTTTTGCAGCATTGTATCTGCTCAGTTGTGTAGGCGTTAAAACGGCGCTGTAGTTGATACATTCTCCGGTTGAGCCTACCAGGTGATCCGCCGGTACAGTCATTTGAACCTTGAAATCGCCAAAAGTTAAGGCAAATTCTCCCCGGCCTGTAAATTGGTGGTTTTGCCAGCCCTGAAAGTCGCTATAAACACAAAGGCGTGGATACCATTGCGTCATGGTAAATAAATAATTTCCATCAGCTGGAAAAAACTCATAACCGCCACGGCCGCCAACGCTCATTCTATCGGTAATGGTGTAATTCCAATCGATATTGAAAATAAATTTCTGCCCGTTTCTAAGTGCTACAGGTAAATCAACCCTCATCATGGTTTTGTTTACCGTGTATTTCAGGTTCTTACCAGCTGCATCGGTAATTTTGGTGATGTTAATTCCGTAACCATTATCGGCCTTCGAACTCAATTGATCCAGCGTTTGTGTGGTACCCCCCGCGGGCATTCTGGTCGCATCTTGATAGTTCGAGCTTTTGCTGGTGCTGTGCTCGTTCTCATCTAACTGCAGCCAGATATAGGTTAACGGATCAGGCGAGTTGTTGGTATAAGTTACGGTTTCAGAGCCCGTTAAACGGAGATTCTTCTCGTCCAGTTCGCATTTAATATTGTAATCGGCACGTTGTTGCCAGTATTTAACACCCGGTGCCCCACTTGCAGTGCGCTGTTCATTAGGCGTTGGCAGAATGGTGCCCAGTTGTTCGAACTTGTTGCCGTGGTTGCTGCCCGGATTGTTCTGAATGTTTTGCGCCATAGCCAAACCGCCAGAAAAAAGCAGCAGTCCGGTTAGTGTAAAAAATTTATTCATAATTTTAAGTTAGTTATTAAAAAGGAATTCGCTCCAAAGCCATTTTTAAAGCCAGGCTAAATACGGCTGCTGAAATAAACAGAACCCAGCTTAAGCGCTTAATTCTGGTATAGTTAAAAACAATAAACGTTAAAATCAATATAATCAAAACCATAAAAATTTGCCCGGCCTCGAGCCCAACGTTGAAGCCAAACAAGCCCCAGCCCATGTTTTGATCGCTTGCCAGCATCATTCTTATCGAATTTGCGAAACCCATTCCGTGTATCAGGCCGAAGCCCAGGGCCAAAAAATAGTTTATTTTAACCGATCGCAACGAGAAATCGGTTCTGAATAAATTACTTATCGCCGTAATTACAATGGTGCATGGAATAAGAAATTCCACCCATTTACTATCGAAACGGATGATATCCATCACACTCATAAGCAAGGTTGCTGAGTGGCCAATTGTAAAAGCCGTAACCAGGATGAGCACCTGTTTTAAATTGGTATAGCTGTAAATTGCAATTAGGGCCAAGATAAAAAGCTGATGATCTAAAGCATCGACACTTATGATGTGCTCCCAACCCAGTTTAAAGTAAAAGATAAAATCTTGCAACGGCATTATAACAAATTAGCTTATTATATTTAGCTTTTAGTACTTTTGAAAGCTTAAAATTAAAGTTTTAATTATAAAAAAGGCAAAAATTGAATCAAATCGTCATGTTTAATACCAAATTTGTTACCATAATTATTGCTTTCGTGTTTTTCGGCGGAATAAGTGCCGGGAAACATCCGCTTCATGTAAGCACAACTGAGGTGAATTTTAATGCCAGAGATAAAACCCTCGAAGTGAGTTGCAGGATTTTCTCTGACGATTTTGAAGCTGTTTTATCAAAAACCTATAAGCAAAAAACAGATTTATCCAACTTAGCGATGAAAGCTGCAATGGATGAACTGGTAAAACGATACCTGATTACGCATCTTCAGGTTATGGCAAACGGCCAGCCCACAAAAATGAATTATCTTGGCTTTGAGATTGATCATGAAGCCACCAATATTTATCTTGAGGTGGAGAAAATACCTTCGTTAAAATCGTTAAAAGTTACCAATACCATTCTTTACGATATGTTTGATGATCAGATGAGTATTGTGCATTTGGTGAAGGGCAACGTCAGAAAAAGCGCCAAAATTCTCTATCCCGATAAACAGTTTGGCGCAAACTTTTAATTGTAATTTTTGTAGTAGATATTAAAAAGCGCATTAAAATACTTTTAATTTTAATGTTCCTTTTGTTGCCCTGAGGTAACCTTAAACTGGAAAATATTGCTTGTAACCTGAGTTCGATTAATATTTCAATAGAAAGCTGTTCAACCGCGTTGCCACAAAGGGGCTACTGCGTAGCTTAGCCATTTCCGTCATGCTGAACTTGATTCAGTATCTTTCATGCTTGGCGTTCATGCTAGAAAGATTTTGATCCCGAAGCTTCGGAACAGGATGACGACCGTTCATAAAAAATGGCCAATGCAAGCAGAAAGAAGCATGTTATTTAATTGAACCAGGCTTGTATCTTTTTTTAATCGCCCTATAGCTACAATAAGTTATGCACCTAATCATTTTCTCTGATCTGTTAACCCCTCGGATTAAGTACATCTTTACTTTCATTTTTAAGGAGATTCTGAAAGCCGAGGTCGAATTTACCGGCAATAGGCAATACTTTCTCGAAAGCAGCAATGCCCGGATCAGTTATGGCGCTTCGCCTCTTGCCGACGAGGTGTTTTTTAAGAGCACCAGCTTGCTCTTTGCAAACAAATTCGATAAGATTAACCTGAAAACGACCACCTTCGACGATTACTCGGTGCCTTTCCCTGTGGAAGAATCAGCGCTGCCCTTTGATGTTTTTGCCGCATCGTTCCTGATCCTGACGCGGTATGAGGAATATTTGCATCAAAAAACTTCCGAAGAGGATTTTAAGCCCTCGCAAAGTTTGCAAAGCAAATGGAAAATGCTGAACAGGCCGGTTATTGATGAGTGGGCGTTGATTATAAAGAGTATTATAAAAAAGAAATATGCGACGCTTAAATTTACCGAGAAAACGTTTAGTCATCAACCGCTTCTTAATTTTGCCGTTGTGCCCGAATTGCCCGATGGCTTTGTAAATAAGGCAAAATTTGTGTTTAGCACTTTGTTTAAAAAAGAGAACAACTTTCTAAGTGCCAAATTCGATGAATTAACAGGTGTGGGCGCCAAGGCAGAAACGATAATTGATAAGGTAAACCCCACCTTGAAAGGGAAGATCAAGCCGATATATTTCGTCGAATTCCCATCGGTACCGATTAATTATGTGCGCATTAACGGCGTTTCGCAAAGGCTAAGGGATAAACCGGTGGGTCTGCTGCGGCCTTGTGCAAGCGATAAGGAGAAACTTGGTCAAATACTTGATGGGTTAACTAAGCTAAAAAAAATCCTCCCCGGCCAGGTTTCGTTAATGAGCTTGCAAATGGAGCCTTTAAGGTTTCCGATCTGTTATCTGAACCTGCACAGCGCCGGCATTACTACAGATTTTTCTATGGGTTACCCCAACGTACCGGGCTTTAGGGCCGGAACCTGTACGCCCTTTAATTGGTACGATTTACAGCTCGAAAAAGTTACCCCACTGGTCATAAATTCTTACTGCCTCACCGATTTGCAATTACAAAATCTGCCATTGCCCGAGGCCAGAGCCCTGATTTCTAAATATTTGAACGTAGTTATTACCGTAAGCGGGTCGTTTTATACCTGCTGGAACCTCAAGAGCTTATCGCCAAGCCCTAAATATAAAAAGTTAAGCACCCTTTTTAACGAAATGCTCGCTCAAGCCGGGATTTAATTGATTTAGTAAATCGTATTAAATCATTAATTATTAACTTAGGCAAAAGCGATAGCTACCAAATCCTAAAACTACTTGTATGATTTTTGACTTGAGTAAAACCAAATCGATTGCGAATACTTTCATTGCGGAGCTCCGCGATGAAAATGTGCAAAAAGACGCCATGCGTTTTCGAAAGAACATAGAACGTATTGGCGAATTTTTTGCCTATGAGATTAGTAAATCGCTAAAATACATGCCGCAAGAAATTGCCACTCCGCTCGGGGTTTCGCAATGCGATGTTTTAGTTCAACAGCCGGTATTGGCTACAATATTACGGGCTGGATTACCCTTGCAGCAGGGCTTGCTGAATGTTTTTGACAAGGCGAGTTGTTGCTTTATAGCCGCCTATAGAAAAACAAAAAAAACCGGCAATTTTGTAATTCAGATGGATTATGTGTCGAGTCCGGATTTGGATGGAAGTATCGTAATTATGGCCGACCCGATGCTGGCCACGGGCCAAAGTATGGTTTTGTGCTGCAAGGAACTGATCAATCGTTATAAAATTGCCGAACTGCACATTGTTTCGATTATTGCCAGTACAGAAGGCATTACACACGTTAGGGCAAACCTACCGAAAGCAAAACTTTGGGTTGGCGCCATTGATGAAGAAATGACGAGCAAATCGTACATCGTTCCCGGCTTGGGCGATGCTGGCGATTTGGCTTATGGCGAAAAAGTATAAAAGCCTCACCCTTTGAAAGGAAGAATTAGGGCGAAATCGTAGCCGCCCTTTCCCGAGGAGAGGGTTTTTAGGGGCAGCGCTTGTAACCCAACGGTTTTATTAAAAGCACAAACTTTGTTACCCTCCCTTCTGGGTAGGGATAAGAAGGAACAAGGCTACAGCACTATCTTTAACGGGTGGGGCTTTTGATTTAGAATTTATTATCCATGAAAAAACATATTTTCTTCGATCTCGACCATACCATTTGGGATTTTGACCGGAATGCCGAGGAGACCTTGAACGAGCTCTTTTACACTTACAATTTAAATGGGCTGGGCCTTAACTCCTGCGCCGATTTCATTACAACGTACACCACAAATAATCACCAGCTTTGGGCCGACTATCACCTGGGGAAAATTACCAAGGAGTTTTTAAGGGCCGAGCGCTTTAGTAAAACCTTTATCGAGCTCGGTATCCATCCCGACGCCGTTCCGCATCAATTCGAAGAGGATTATGTACGCATTTCGCCAACTAAAACGAATTTGTTCGAGGCTGCAGACGAGGTGTTAAGCTATCTTCAACCCAAGTACAAACTGCATATCATATCGAATGGATTTAAAGAAACTACACTCACAAAAATGAATTTGTCGGGATTAAATCCCTACTTCGAAAACGTAATCATTTCTGAGGATGTAGGCGTAAACAAGCCAAGCCCGATCATTTTTGAATATGCACTCGACAAGGCAAAGGCATTAAAAGAAGAAAGCATCATGATTGGCGACAGTTTGGAAGCCGATATTTATGGCGCTTTAAACTTCGGTATGGAAGCGATCTTTTTTAATCCCGGAGGTAAAGATAAGCCTGCGGATGTTGACCGGCAAATCACTCATTTAAAAGAACTTTTGCGGTTATTTTAATTCTTTAGCTTATATTTATAAATGAGCGCTGCAAAAATCAAGGCATCAATAGGCAAAATTGTTAACGCTTACAAAACGAAACTCGCTTTGTATCCTGACGATTCCTTCCAGCTTACGCCGCCTATAAACGGATGGAGTT from Pedobacter endophyticus includes:
- a CDS encoding M1 family metallopeptidase, translating into MNKFFTLTGLLLFSGGLAMAQNIQNNPGSNHGNKFEQLGTILPTPNEQRTASGAPGVKYWQQRADYNIKCELDEKNLRLTGSETVTYTNNSPDPLTYIWLQLDENEHSTSKSSNYQDATRMPAGGTTQTLDQLSSKADNGYGINITKITDAAGKNLKYTVNKTMMRVDLPVALRNGQKFIFNIDWNYTITDRMSVGGRGGYEFFPADGNYLFTMTQWYPRLCVYSDFQGWQNHQFTGRGEFALTFGDFKVQMTVPADHLVGSTGECINYSAVLTPTQLSRYNAAKTASAPVEIQTLAEAKAAESKKSTAKKTWVFNANNVRDFAWTSSRKFIWDAMPQKIQANNNTVMCMSFYGKEAYNLYSKFSTRAVAHTIKTYSDFTIPYPYPVAQSIEAANGMEYPMICFNYGRTDADGTYSESTKNGMLGVIIHEVGHNFFPMIVNSDERQWTWMDEGLNSFVEYLTEELWDNKFPSKKGPAYTIVDYMKLPKDELEPIMTNSENIARFGPNAYSKPATGLNILRETIMGRELFDYAFKEYARRWAFKHPEPADLFRTMEDASGEDLDWFWRGWFYGTDPCDISLDSVKFAKVDFPKDIPAARSRMVQIDKPMIPVFDDISKIRNREDKNITFYADKNVAAQDFYYKYDRGMVSIDTTVTTKTEMSAPFDLVPESEQAKYKDKFLYELSFSNKGGLVMPVIVEFTYKDGTKEIDRIPAQIWRHNEQKTSKFYVKDKEVESILLDPLRETADIDTSNNAWGGKAKESKFRAFKAKASTSVRGQSVGSNPMKVAAGK
- a CDS encoding HupE/UreJ family protein is translated as MPLQDFIFYFKLGWEHIISVDALDHQLFILALIAIYSYTNLKQVLILVTAFTIGHSATLLMSVMDIIRFDSKWVEFLIPCTIVITAISNLFRTDFSLRSVKINYFLALGFGLIHGMGFANSIRMMLASDQNMGWGLFGFNVGLEAGQIFMVLIILILTFIVFNYTRIKRLSWVLFISAAVFSLALKMALERIPF
- a CDS encoding DUF6702 family protein, which encodes MFNTKFVTIIIAFVFFGGISAGKHPLHVSTTEVNFNARDKTLEVSCRIFSDDFEAVLSKTYKQKTDLSNLAMKAAMDELVKRYLITHLQVMANGQPTKMNYLGFEIDHEATNIYLEVEKIPSLKSLKVTNTILYDMFDDQMSIVHLVKGNVRKSAKILYPDKQFGANF
- a CDS encoding DUF7033 domain-containing protein yields the protein MHLIIFSDLLTPRIKYIFTFIFKEILKAEVEFTGNRQYFLESSNARISYGASPLADEVFFKSTSLLFANKFDKINLKTTTFDDYSVPFPVEESALPFDVFAASFLILTRYEEYLHQKTSEEDFKPSQSLQSKWKMLNRPVIDEWALIIKSIIKKKYATLKFTEKTFSHQPLLNFAVVPELPDGFVNKAKFVFSTLFKKENNFLSAKFDELTGVGAKAETIIDKVNPTLKGKIKPIYFVEFPSVPINYVRINGVSQRLRDKPVGLLRPCASDKEKLGQILDGLTKLKKILPGQVSLMSLQMEPLRFPICYLNLHSAGITTDFSMGYPNVPGFRAGTCTPFNWYDLQLEKVTPLVINSYCLTDLQLQNLPLPEARALISKYLNVVITVSGSFYTCWNLKSLSPSPKYKKLSTLFNEMLAQAGI
- the upp gene encoding uracil phosphoribosyltransferase; translated protein: MIFDLSKTKSIANTFIAELRDENVQKDAMRFRKNIERIGEFFAYEISKSLKYMPQEIATPLGVSQCDVLVQQPVLATILRAGLPLQQGLLNVFDKASCCFIAAYRKTKKTGNFVIQMDYVSSPDLDGSIVIMADPMLATGQSMVLCCKELINRYKIAELHIVSIIASTEGITHVRANLPKAKLWVGAIDEEMTSKSYIVPGLGDAGDLAYGEKV
- a CDS encoding YjjG family noncanonical pyrimidine nucleotidase — encoded protein: MKKHIFFDLDHTIWDFDRNAEETLNELFYTYNLNGLGLNSCADFITTYTTNNHQLWADYHLGKITKEFLRAERFSKTFIELGIHPDAVPHQFEEDYVRISPTKTNLFEAADEVLSYLQPKYKLHIISNGFKETTLTKMNLSGLNPYFENVIISEDVGVNKPSPIIFEYALDKAKALKEESIMIGDSLEADIYGALNFGMEAIFFNPGGKDKPADVDRQITHLKELLRLF